atgacaaaaattacaaaaaatgacaaaaatgacaaaaatgacaaaatgacaaaaatgacaaaaatgacaaaaaatgacaaaaatgacaaaaatgacaaaaatgacaaaaatgacaaaaatgacaaaaatgacaaaaatgacaaaaatgacaaaaatgacaaaatgacaaaaatgacaaaaatgacaaaaatgacaaaaatgacaaaaatgacaaaaatgacaaaaatgacaaaaatgacaaaaatgacaaaaatgacaaaaatgacaaaaatgacaaaaatgacaaaaatgacaaaaatgacaaaatgacaaaaatgacaaaaatgacaaaaatgacaaaaatgacaaaaatgacaaaaatgacaaaaatgacaaaaatgacaaaaatgacaaaaatgacaaaatgacaaaaatgacaaaaatgacaaaaatgacaaaaatgacaaaaatgacaaaaatgacaaaaatgacaaaaatgacaaaaatgacaaaaatgacaaaaatgacaaaaatgacaaaaatgacaaaaatgacaaaaatgacaaaaatgacaaaatgacaaaaatgacaaaaatgacaaaatgacaaaaatgacaaaaatgacaaaaatgacaaaaatgacaaaaatgacaaaaatgacaaaaatgacaaaaatgacaaaaatgacaaaaatgacaaaaatgacaaaatgacaaaatgacaaaaatgacaaaaatgacaaaatgacaaaaatgacaaaaatgacaaaaatgacaaaaatgacaaaaatgacaaaaatgacaaaatgacaaaaatgacaaaaatgacaaaaatgacaaaaatgacaaaaatgacaaaaatgacaaaaatgacaaaaatgacaaaaatgacaaaaatgacaaaaatgacaaaaatgacaaaatgacaaaaatgacaaaaatgacaaaaatgacaaaaatgacaaaaatgacaaaaatgacaaaaatgacaaaaatgacaaaaatgacaaaaatgacaaaaatgacaaaaatgacaaaatgacaaaaatgacaaaaatgacaaaaatgacaaaaatgacaaaaatgacaaaaatgacaaaaatgacaaaatgacaaaaatgacaaaaatgacaaaaatgacaaaaatgacaaaaatgacaaaaatgacaaaaatgacaaaaatgacaaaaatgacaaaatgacaaaaatgacaaaaatgacaaaaatgacaaaaatgacaaaaatgacaaaaatgacaaaaatgacaaaaatgacaaaaatgacaaaaatgacaaaaatgacaaaaatgacaaaatgacaaaaatgacaaaaatgacaaaaatgacaaaaatgacaaaaatgacaaaaatgacaaaaatgacaaaaatgacaaaaatgacaaaaatgacaaaaatgacaaaaatgacaaaaatgacaaaaatgacaaaaatgacaaaaatgacaaaaatgacaaaatgacaaaaatgacaaaaatgacaaaaatgacaaaaatgacaaaaatgacaaaatgacaaaaatgacaaaaatgacaaaaatgacaaaaatgacaaaaatgacaaaaatgacaaaaatgacaaaaatgacaaaaatgacaaaaatgacaaaaatgacaaaaatgacaaaaatgacaaaaatgacaaaaatgacaaaaatgacaaaaatgacaaaaatgacaaaaatgacaaaaatgacaaaaatgacaaaaatgacaaaaatgacaaaaatgacaaaaatgacaaaaatgacaaaaatgacaaaaatgacaaaaatgacaaaaatgacaaaaatgacaaaaatgacaaaaatgacaaaatgacaaaatgacaaaaatgacaaaaaatgacaaaaaatgacaaaaaaatgacaaaaattacaaaaatgacaaaaatgacaaaaattacaaaaatgacaaaaatgacaaaaatgacaaaaatgccaaaaatgacaaaaatgacaaaaacgacaaaaatgacaaaaatgacaaaaaatgacaaaaaatgacaaaaatgacaaaaatgaaaaaaatgacaaaaatgacaaaaatgacaaaaatgacaaaaatgacaaaaatgacaaaaatgacaaaaatgacaaaaatgacaaaaatgacaaaaatgacaaaaatgacaaaaatgacaaaatgacaaaatgacaaaatgacaaaaatgacaaaatgacaaaaatgacaaaaatgacaaaaatgacaaaaatgacaaaaatgacaaaaatgacaaaaatgacaaaaatgacaaaaatgacaaaaatgacaaaaatgacaaaaatgacaaaaatgacaaaaatgacaaaaatgacaaaaatgacaaaaatgacaaaaatgacaaaaatgacaaaaatgacaaaaatgacaaaaatgacaaaaatgacaaaaatgacaaaaatgacaaaaatgacaaaaatgacaaaaatgacaaaaatgacaaaaatgacaaaaatgacaaaaatgacaaaaatgacaaaaatgacaaaaatgacaaaaatgacaaaaatgacaaaaatgacaaaaatgacaaaaatgacaaaaatgacaaaaatgacaaaaatgacaaaaatgacaaaaatgacaaaaatgacaaaaatgacaaaaatgacaaaaatgacaaaaatgacaaaaatgacaaaaatgacaaaaatgacaaaaatgacaaaaatgacaaaaatgacaaaaatgacaaaaatgacaaaaatgacaaaaatgacaaaaatgacaaaaatgacaaaaatgacaaaaatgacaaaaatgacaaaatgacaaaaatgacaaaaatgacaaaaatgacaaaaaatgacaaaaatgacaaaaatgacaaaaatgacaaaaatgacaaaaatgacaaaaatgacaaaaatgacaaaaatgacaaaaatgacaaaaatgacaaaaatgacaaaaatgacaaaaatgacaaaaatgacaaaaatgacaaaaatgacaaaaatgacaaaaatgacaaaaatgacaaaaatgacaaaaatgacaaaaatgacaaaaatgacaaaaatgacaaaaatgacaaaaatgacaaaaatgacaaaaaatgacaaaaatgacaaaaatgacaaaaatgacaaaaatgacaaaaatgacaaaaatgacaaaaatgacaaaaatgacaaaaatgacaaaaatgacaaaaaatgacaaaaaatgacaaaaatgacaaaaatgacaaaaatgacaaaaatgacaaaaatgacaaaaatgacaaaaatgacaaaaatgacaaaaatgacaaaaatgacaaaaatgacaaaatgacaaaaatgacaaaaatgacaaaaatgacaaaaatgacaaaaatgacaaaaatgacaaaaatgacaaaaatgacaaaaatgacaaaaatgacaaaaatgacaaaaatgacaaaaatgacaaaaatgacaaaaatgacaaaaatgacaaaaatgacaaaaatgacaaaaatgacaaaaatgacaaaaatgacaaaaatgacaaaaatgacaaaaatgacaaaaatgacaaaaatgacaaaaatgacaaaaatgacaaaaatgacaaaaatgacaaaaatgacaaaaatgacaaaaatgacaaaaatgacaaaaatgacaaaaatgacaaaaatgacaaaagtgacaaaaatgacaaaaatgacaaaaatgacaaaaatgacaaaaatgacaaaaatgacaaaaacgacaaaaaatgacaaaaaatgacaaaaatgacaaaaatgacaaaaatgacaaaaatgacaaaaatgacaaaaatgacaaaaatgacaaaaatgacaaaaatgacaaaaatgacaaaaatgacaaaaatgacaaaaatgacaaaaatgacaaaaatgacaaaaatgacaaaaatgacaaaaatgacaaaaatgacaaaaatgacaaaaatgacaaaaatgacaaaaatgacaaaaatgacaaaaatgacaaaaatgacaaaaatgacaaaaatgacaaaaatgacaaaaatgacaaaaatgacaaaaatgacaaaatgacaaaaatgacaaaaatgacaaaaatgacaaaaatgacaaaaatgacaaaaatgacaaaaatgacaaaaatgacaaaaatgacaaaaatgacaaaaatgacaaaaatgacaaaaatgacaaaaatgacaaaaatgacaaaaatgacaaaaaatgacaaaaatgacaaaaatgacaaaaatgacaaaaatgacaaaaatgacaaaaatgacaaaaatgacaaaaatgacaaaatgacaaaaatgacaaaaatgacaaaaatgacaaaaatgacaaaaatgacaaaaatgacaaaaatgacaaaaatgacaaaaatgacaaaaatgacaaaaatgacaaaaatgacaaaaatgacaaaaatgacaaaaatgacaaaaatgacaaaaatgacaaaatgacaaaaatgacaaaaatgacaaaaatgacaaaatgacaaaaatgacaaaaatgacaaaaatgacaaaaatgacaaaaatgacaaaaatgaaNNNNNNNNNNNNNNNNNNNNNNNNNNNNNNNNNNNNNNNNNNNNNNNNNNNNNNNNNNNNNNNNNNNNNNNNNNNNNNNNNNNNNNNNNNNNNNNNNNNNNNNNNNNNNNNNNNNNNNNNNNNNNNNNNNNNNNNNNNNNNNNNNNNNNNNNNNNNNNNNNNNNNNNNNNNNNNNNNNNNNNNNNNNNNNNNNNNNNNNNNNNNNNNNNNNNNNNNNNNNNNNNNNNNNNNNNNNNNNNNNNNNNNNNNNNNNNNNNNNNNNNNNNNNNNNNNNNNNNNNNNNNNNNNNNNNNNNNNNNNNNNNNNNNNNNNNNNNNNNNNNNNNNNNNNNNNNNNNNNNNNNNNNNNNNNNNNNNNNNNNNNNNNNNNNNNNNNNNNNNNNNNNNNNNNNNNNNNNNNNNNNNNNNNNNNNNNNNNNNNNNNNNNNNNNNNNNNNNNNNNNNNNNNNNNNNNNNNNNNNNNNNNNNNNNNNNNNNNNNNNNNNNNNNNNNNNNNNNNNNGACAATAGAGTTTCTCCGAGCCAAGAAGTAGAAAtctttgaagacgatttcacgctggtaaatgttgccttccatcgaACCCACCTTTGCAAGGGAATTTGCCCTCTCACTTCCAACTATAGAGCAATGTGAGAATAAGTCCCAGACAAAGGTAAtggaaaagcaacgtcttgataaagtggtcaatTGTTGGGACCCTGGATACGCCGCTGGGCTCACGGTTGGCAACAGTGCTTGCCGACCTGCTGATGCCACGTCAGCATAATAGGAGTtaggcgtcgtacacaaattacgtaacgcaaaaaatctagaatttagaccccctccccctcctATGTAACAATAAGTAACGTTTGATAGGACCCCCCTTCTATAGTTACGTAACGCTAAATACACCCCCCCCCCATATTCAATTTTGACATAATAAGTAAAAGTACACAAagtaaagcgggccacagactacaaacatttgtacaaatgcgatgaaattcgatgaaattttgtcgctgtaaacacgatttgcatagtgtatggcactgcttgaatgagcgcccaaacggttggagtaaaatcggtcgggatcgaaatattttgtacaaaacatcctcccagccggggtggagatggtttttttgttgctgttttcgccagcaatcgtttgtgttcgcgtgaaaaatgtttgtatagtgtgtgggcgagcatagatcaaacaatcgtcgtggaatcatcgaatttgtacaggccatttgtgtagtctatggcccgcttaacggGGGTTCTTATCTGGGCCCCGTCAAAGGTAATAATAAAAATGGGCTTGATCTCTCCTTGATAACGCATGATCTCATCGAACTCTGGTAGTTCACACGCCCTGTTGAAATCCAGTCCATGGGAAAAAGCTGTTGATGAACAGTGTTTTCCTGAACGCACCTACTTAACCACAATTGACGCTTtcgccaaaaaaagaaaattacaattcttttctctatgttttttccattaatttgttACGTAACTGAACCAAGTACCCCCCCTCTCCCCTAAGTAACAGCAAGTAACGCAGACTCAACCCCCCTCCCTCCCCTacatgcgttacgtaatttgtgtacgacgccttaggctgatgtcatgctgaagcaactagcaacgcaacgcaacgcaacgttccaattagattgcgttgcaacgcattggtatgtcatgctggcgcgacctgtgactttgaaattccctacaaatcatcacttctctacatctgataatgctttgaatcgtctcctttctttcgggagccatcaaaaactcatcaaatcacgacccggattgcaagaatgccaaaatttgaaccgacaaaattccttgtttttttttgcgggaactaagatttcatgaaaattttctcgccgattaagatattttttagtttattatcataagttcggacagatcttcgtactatatTGCTTAAAACCCAGAATCACtacttcaaatcgagaaaaaacaatattcctattggatttcctactagtcgcgcaacaaaacacattggcatcagattggtcgcgctatacaaagcgaccagtatgacagctaggtctgcgcgatttccatggagatcaaatgagagctggttagtcgtgtgaacgttgcgttgtaggtcgcgttgctagttgcttcagcatgacatcagccttagaaTTGAGATCTCCTATTGTAACACAGCTAAATTACGTCCGCACAAAAGTATATTTTTACCAGTaataaaagaagaattttatacactcagaaaaatactattatgtatgccataagattctcttatgaagtggcgccataagaaaaattaatgaaattcataagattgtcttatgacgcgaatgaattctgaagatgaacgccttcaatgagaggttgttgcttttcataagagattcttatggaaacagtaaatcactttctaataagaaaaattctcgatatttcatgctgaaaacatgctctttattgttttccaaattcgtttaaaattaaatccttcattgtcaccatcagcagcgcatcaacagacggctccatcaaggttttttttgccgcatcttaatcttcgacctttcgttttttaccgatcagcttgctgaaaagtaaacaaataatgtattttagtttactaatatgttcaacgttcacaccaaaaacagcaaatcgaacttaccattccggagataacaataacatttaacattgagggaaaactataataactatgaactggcgattgcttcgtactgttagatgatgaaaaaaactgatgctatgaatgaatgtgttcatcattttttcacaatgccgtttcttctatttttcataagaacatcgtatgaaagttgaaagaatttcataagactcttatgaaaaattagtttggacgcaaaaaagtggttcataagatgtatcttatgaaatttataataagatttcctctgagtgtagtaGTTTACGTCGTTCGCGTTCTTACTTTTACCTCGGTCACACCCCGTCACGAACGCCGTAACAGTGGCGACGAGTATGTCGCGTAATTGAGTGAAAATTAAGCGCAATAATCTTCACTTAAGAGGCAGGTCACCCACGCGGAAATATCGGTGCACTATGGAGAACAATAACCTCAATTCGCATTCGCCGCTGGAATTCACAAACGCTGGAGAAGCTCTCCAATCCGGCCCGCAACACCATGGAGGACAGAATCATCCCCAGCAGCCGATATTTGGTCACCATggtcaacagcagcagccacgCTCAATCCCTTCGGATCCGTACCTCGCCCAGTTTTTCCAACAACAGCAAGCCTACACGAACCAAATGctccagcagcaacaacagttCATACAGCAACAACTTACACAATTCCGGGACGCCCTGTTAGCCATCAACGTTCAGGTCCCCTCCAATCCGGAAATCATTCTCGACTCTTTGGCCAACAACGTGAAGGAATTCCGTTTCGACCCAGAGAGCAACATAACCTTCGCCACGTGGTATGGGAGGTACGATGATCTCTTCGAAAAAGATGCTGCAAGGCTTGATGATCCAGCAAAAGTTCGCCTGCTCATGCGAAAACTTGGAGCAGCGGAGCACGAGCGCTACGTAAGTTTCATCCTCCCTAGGCAACCAAAAGATTTTACATTCACGGAGACATTGGACAAATTAAAAGTCATTTTCGGTTCCACTGAATCCGTGCTCAATCGCCGTTACCGTTGCCTACGTCTGGAGAAACAACCAAACGAGgactacacctcctatgcttgCCGCATAAATAAATCTTGCGTCGAATTCGAGCTGCAGAAACTCTCCGAGGAGGAGTTTAAATGTTTGATGTTCGTCTGTGGCCtgaaagcagaaaaaaattccgAGGTGCGAACTCGCTTGCTGTGTAAAATTGAGGATAGACGGGACGTCACACTTGAGCAGCTATCCGATGATTGTCAGCGTCTTCTATCCCTCAAAAGAGACACCGCAATGATTAAAGCTACACCGCCGGCCGCGGTGCAACAGTTAaaacgtcatcatcatcatcatcgaaacaacaacaaacatccAGCTGCAAAGGTAAACAGTTCGAACAAGAATCTACCTTCTACTCCGTGCTGGCTCTGTGGTGCCATGCACTATGTGCGTGATTGCAGTTTTAAGGGACACAAGTGCAGCACCTGTGGCAATACGGGCCATCGTGAAGGATATTGCTCAACAGCGAGACAGAATCGGAAATTTTCCAGCCGAAACAACAAGCCTCATCGAGTCTACACAAAAACGGTGAGTGTCCTTGTAAATAAGTTGCATAATAGCCGTCGTTTCGTTCAAGCTAAGCTAGACGGCATTGATGTACGTCTCCAATTGGACACTGGTTCCGACATCAGCGTTATTTCCCTCAAAACATGGGAGCGTATGGGTAAACTGCCAGGTACTCGGTCGTTCAGGTCAGCGGAATCGGCATCCGGAGATCACTTGAGGTTGCTTTTCCGTTTCGATTGTGATGCCATTATCCACGATGAGAAACGCCGTGCTCAATTCCACGTCGTTGATAGCCCACTCCACCTACTGGGCATCGACATGATGAACGTCTTCCAGCTATGGTCAATTCCGATCGATACCTACTGCAATCTCATCACTCGTTGCTGTGACAGCGTGGAATCATTAAAAGCAACCTTCCCTGCTGTCTTCCAAGAGCGACTCGGTCTCTGCAACAAAACCCAAATCCATCTGCACCTCAAGCCTGACGCAGTCCCCGTCTTCCGTCCGAAACGTCCCGTAGCCTATGCGATCTACAACACCGTGGACGATGAACTTGATCGCCTGGAACGGATAGGAATCATCTCTCCAGTCGACTACTCCGATTGGGCTGCGCCTATCGTCGTGGTGCGAAAATCGAACGGCACGATTCGCATCTGCGGCGATTATAGTACTGGTCTCAACACGGCTCTTTAACCTCACCAGTACCCCCTTCCGTTGCCGGAGGATATTTTTGCGAAGCTGGCAAACTGCACCGTCTTCAGCCAAATCGATTTGTCGGAAGCGTTCCTGCAGGTGGAGGTCGACGAAAGCAGTAGGCACCTTTTAACGATAAACACTCACCGTGGCCTCTATCGTTATAATCGTCTTTCGCCTGGGGTAAAAACAGCTCCTGGAGCCTTTCAGCAAACTATCGACGCTATGCTGGCAGGCCTACCGGGCATCTCTGGTTACATTGATGACTTGGTAGTTGGTGGAAAAACCCCGGAAGAACACTGGACCAGAATCAACGAGGTGATGCGACGGATCCAAGATTTTGGCTTCACGATCCTGTGTAACTTGAGGTTCGCTCTACGCTGGCTGAACGGGAGACACACACTCGTCCTCGCCCAAGAtcgtatcaggtatcagaataggggtaggcttaatagcggcacgttatccaaacatacgggaaaattgtgcctagcctttttttatccaagatttcatcatttacctgagaaacctgaaaaacctataaaaggaagaaataaattcaatctatttaagatggcataaagcctttccactagggattattagcattaaagctcttttctacattcggtaaggaatgatagaatgttttttaagtttaatttcttaaactcagattcgcttaaagcgtaagatcccagagtacgaaaacgtagtctggcaaatgagggacagttacatataagatggaagggatcttccacatctgattcacaactaccacatactggagattcagcacgctgaatgttgtgcatgtgatagttgagtttacaatgaccggatagtgctctgatcaagatgctgcaatgaaatttatttaaagttaataagtaactcgatatgattggagatggtttttctaaaaataatttagtttgacgacaagtgtccaactcttcccagtatcgttcatgctggttagaggaccaagtttgaatttggtttctgaaccaacatggtgatattgggacagccggctctggtccgtaaaattccttttccgacccagctctagcgagttcgtcggcgcattcgtttccaaaaattcccttatgtccgggtacccatagaaggtttaatccattgccttcagcaagttcttcgattgctttccggcatgcgattaccagttttgatctagaactggaagcactgagtgatttgatagctgcttggctatctgaacagaaataaattgttctgaacataatcttcttttgaagtgcaatttgcactccatacataatagcatatagctcagcctgaaagactgtacaatattttcctagaggttgagcatattctatgttcaactcgtgacagtaaattcctgcacctgcacggccgtttgataatgaaccgtcagtatagaatacaatatgagaggacatttggtcctctacgaaacctgataaccattcttgagaagaaggaaatttgactttaaaccccatgtagggaaaactactcgagagtgttaaatcgtttggcgctagattaaacttgtttaatctaactaattcaggccacacatttgtatgactcgatgatctttcgatatttcctgacagccagagaccaactgcctgtagacgaaaagcacatgagaaggcttcctgttttaggaacaagtgtagaggtttgatagaaaacagagcctctagtgctgcagtaggagttgtagtgaacgatccggacatccccaaaagacacattctttgaaggtgatttagtttagtccgaactgttgcaacttctcctttctgccaccacactagacacccataggccagaattggtcttactattgtggaataaatccagtgaatatgtttaggtttgagtccccagttttttccgattgcacgtcggcattgtccgaaggccatgcatgcttttttgattctgaattcgatgtgatcagaccagtttaatttggagtcaagaatgacacccaaatatttaacttgattagacacggtgatttcggaaccataaaacagcagagggcgcaccccgcgggtgatacgttttttagtaaataaaacaatgttagtttttagaggattaactgaaagttctacatgagaacaccatcgttcaacagagcgcagagcttgttgcattatatcaaataatgtgcttatgcacaaacctcttactagcagaagataatcatctgcgaatccataggttggtattccacggtcattgagttttctcaacaaaccgtctgcaactaggttccacaaaagaggtgatagtacacctccctgtgggcaggCATACCGGGCATCTCTGGTTACATTGATGACTTGGTAGTTGGTGGAAAAACCCCGGAAGAACACTGGACCAGAATCAACGAGGTGATGCGACGGATCCAAGATTTTGGCTTCACGATCCTGTGTAACTTGAGGTTCGCTCTACGCTGGCTGAACGGGAGACACACACTCGTCC
This sequence is a window from Uranotaenia lowii strain MFRU-FL chromosome 3, ASM2978415v1, whole genome shotgun sequence. Protein-coding genes within it:
- the LOC129752433 gene encoding uncharacterized protein K02A2.6-like; its protein translation is MENNNLNSHSPLEFTNAGEALQSGPQHHGGQNHPQQPIFGHHGQQQQPRSIPSDPYLAQFFQQQQAYTNQMLQQQQQFIQQQLTQFRDALLAINVQVPSNPEIILDSLANNVKEFRFDPESNITFATWYGRYDDLFEKDAARLDDPAKVRLLMRKLGAAEHERYVSFILPRQPKDFTFTETLDKLKVIFGSTESVLNRRYRCLRLEKQPNEDYTSYACRINKSCVEFELQKLSEEEFKCLMFVCGLKAEKNSEVRTRLLCKIEDRRDVTLEQLSDDCQRLLSLKRDTAMIKATPPAAVQQLKRHHHHHRNNNKHPAAKVNSSNKNLPSTPCWLCGAMHYVRDCSFKGHKCSTCGNTGHREGYCSTARQNRKFSSRNNKPHRVYTKTVSVLVNKLHNSRRFVQAKLDGIDVRLQLDTGSDISVISLKTWERMGKLPGTRSFRSAESASGDHLRLLFRFDCDAIIHDEKRRAQFHVVDSPLHLLGIDMMNVFQLWSIPIDTYCNLITRCCDSVESLKATFPAVFQERLGLCNKTQIHLHLKPDAVPVFRPKRPVAYAIYNTVDDELDRLERIGIISPVDYSDWAAPIVVVRKSNGTIRICGDYSTGLNTAL